The following coding sequences are from one Malaciobacter pacificus window:
- a CDS encoding ATP-grasp domain-containing protein, translated as MTKRKIGMWLYQNGGGDKIQKKIIKQLKDRDIETIANLNLRDAIAKNDHIIYDIDNSNIKLDKLDLFFSYNAGEQTPYQTFLYKALNKVIPMINSYEAFELTEDKFQTSFFLRQHGINTADYKLCHRDDVHRLSDVMKKWKKMVYKPTDGWGGIGLTKIENEEALDMLIPFLNQVNLKYFYVEKFIDYDNTDYRIDIVDGKFVGCYGRKAAKGHWKTNVTSGGSVFLREPNDEIIELAKKVTKLTGLDIAGVDIIYDRKKEEYVVLEINGIPAFATPEQEKMGLDFNNKKIELIVDLIDKKTKNKGLYK; from the coding sequence ATGACAAAAAGAAAAATTGGTATGTGGCTATATCAAAATGGTGGTGGAGATAAAATCCAAAAAAAAATTATTAAACAGTTAAAAGATAGAGATATTGAAACTATTGCTAATCTTAATCTTAGAGATGCAATTGCAAAAAATGACCATATAATTTATGATATTGATAATAGTAATATTAAATTAGATAAATTAGATTTATTCTTTTCTTACAATGCAGGTGAACAAACACCCTATCAAACTTTTTTATATAAAGCTTTAAACAAAGTTATACCCATGATTAACTCTTATGAAGCTTTTGAATTAACAGAAGATAAATTCCAAACATCATTTTTTTTAAGACAGCATGGTATTAATACTGCTGATTATAAACTTTGTCATAGAGATGATGTTCACAGACTTAGTGATGTAATGAAAAAATGGAAAAAAATGGTTTATAAACCAACAGATGGTTGGGGAGGAATTGGTTTAACAAAAATAGAAAATGAAGAAGCTTTAGATATGTTAATTCCATTTTTGAATCAAGTAAATTTAAAATATTTTTATGTAGAAAAATTTATAGATTACGATAACACAGATTATAGAATTGACATAGTTGATGGTAAATTTGTTGGATGCTATGGTAGAAAAGCAGCAAAGGGACATTGGAAAACAAATGTCACAAGTGGTGGAAGTGTATTTTTAAGAGAACCAAATGACGAAATTATTGAACTTGCAAAAAAAGTTACAAAATTAACAGGTTTAGACATAGCTGGTGTAGATATTATTTATGATAGAAAAAAAGAAGAGTATGTTGTATTAGAAATAAATGGTATTCCAGCTTTTGCAACACCAGAACAAGAAAAAATGGGATTAGATTTCAATAATAAAAAAATAGAACTAATTGTTGATTTAATAGATAAAAAAACAAAAAATAAAGGGCTGTACAAATGA
- a CDS encoding helix-hairpin-helix domain-containing protein — MKKLPKIGLLYLDYVLRFFDKSNFKGWSDKIETVTYHWKNDKDRFIKEVKKKKIEVLIGNIPATAYDTFVEIAKELPNVRFVPSIESQFANKSKENVTLFCEKYNLSIPKTKIFYDKKKGMNYLKNKASYPQIIKRSYGASNYGGYYVHKVDNYKEAKTLLENKKYNPIYTQNAIDLKDSGDIRVMLIGHKPVCAFWRYSGKDQWITNTSQGGSMSYKNVPMNALELAVQASKAAKAEYYACDIAISEKTSKAYILECATAFAAFPYIRDWICQYIMWDLSNGKFKKPHVPLFSWEELGKIDSSLLRTMRHIGFSKYKPSCDGEYLINDKTDTYEMELTQQSLQSDVPKTVSFEDLPININKQSKKSTKIELKKIDLNFATLTDLMSLYGMEDDLAFEIEEYLKHNIITDITDLLEIESIDENMIKTWDSYIDDMRVDINKVNIDTLKKIKGIGSKLAKIIIDYKKEVEEIKSIDELKKLEGIGKNKFAQLKSRLVVIGE; from the coding sequence ATGAAAAAATTACCAAAAATAGGACTACTATACTTAGATTATGTTTTAAGATTCTTTGATAAATCTAACTTCAAAGGTTGGAGTGATAAAATTGAAACTGTTACTTATCATTGGAAAAATGATAAGGATAGATTTATTAAAGAAGTAAAAAAGAAGAAAATAGAAGTTCTTATTGGTAATATTCCAGCAACCGCTTATGATACTTTTGTAGAAATAGCAAAAGAATTACCAAATGTTAGATTTGTACCATCAATTGAATCTCAATTTGCAAATAAGTCAAAAGAAAATGTAACACTATTTTGTGAAAAATATAATTTATCAATACCAAAAACTAAAATTTTTTATGATAAGAAAAAGGGTATGAATTACCTAAAAAATAAAGCTTCATATCCACAGATTATTAAAAGAAGCTACGGTGCTTCTAATTATGGTGGTTACTATGTTCACAAAGTGGACAACTATAAAGAAGCAAAAACTCTTTTAGAAAATAAAAAATATAATCCTATTTATACTCAAAATGCAATTGATTTAAAGGATTCAGGTGATATTAGAGTAATGTTAATAGGACATAAACCAGTTTGTGCTTTTTGGAGATATTCAGGTAAAGACCAATGGATAACAAATACAAGCCAAGGTGGTAGTATGAGTTATAAAAATGTTCCAATGAATGCACTTGAATTAGCAGTACAAGCAAGTAAAGCTGCGAAAGCTGAATATTATGCTTGTGATATTGCTATTAGTGAAAAAACATCAAAAGCTTATATATTAGAGTGTGCAACAGCATTTGCAGCATTTCCTTATATTAGAGATTGGATTTGTCAATATATCATGTGGGACTTATCAAATGGAAAGTTTAAAAAACCACATGTTCCTTTATTCTCATGGGAAGAATTAGGAAAAATAGATTCTAGTTTATTAAGAACTATGAGGCATATTGGTTTTAGTAAATATAAACCAAGTTGTGATGGAGAGTATTTAATCAATGATAAGACAGATACTTATGAAATGGAACTAACTCAACAAAGTTTACAAAGTGATGTTCCCAAAACAGTTTCTTTTGAAGATTTACCAATTAACATAAATAAACAATCAAAAAAAAGTACCAAAATTGAGTTAAAAAAGATTGATTTAAATTTTGCAACATTAACAGATTTAATGAGTCTATACGGGATGGAAGATGATTTAGCTTTTGAGATTGAAGAGTATTTAAAACACAATATAATAACAGATATAACAGATTTATTAGAAATTGAATCTATTGATGAGAATATGATTAAAACTTGGGATAGCTACATAGATGATATGAGAGTTGATATCAATAAAGTTAATATTGATACACTAAAAAAAATAAAAGGAATTGGTAGCAAGTTAGCAAAAATAATAATAGATTATAAAAAAGAAGTTGAAGAGATAAAATCAATTGATGAACTAAAAAAACTTGAGGGTATTGGCAAAAATAAATTTGCTCAATTAAAATCAAGATTAGTTGTTATAGGAGAATAG